The sequence below is a genomic window from Cerasicoccus sp. TK19100.
CCGCATCGGCATCATTTTGCCCAACTTGAGCAACTCGAATTATTCCGAGCTCTACGAGCATCTGGATTTGATCAACACCGAGGCTGGGTTGTCGACCATTCTGGCGCTCACGCATAACTCTCAGGAGGTCGAGGCGGATACAATGCTTCACTGGTCCGCTGGTGAGACGGATGCGTTTGTGGTTAACCCCGTTCCTGATATGGTGAATTTGCCGCTTTACTTGAAATTAAAGTCCTGGAGATTCCCGATTCTGTTTTTATACGAGAGCTGCGGCGAACAGTTTGACAGCCTTACCATTGATTACCGGATGAGTATGCGTCAGGCGATGTCCTATCTTCGGGATGTGGGCCATAAAAAGGTTTCCTACGTCGGCACTGGCATGAAAGATCGTCCCGTCGGCAAACACGCGATGTTCATCGAATGGGCGCGCGAGTTTGGGCTGGTGTATGATGAAGAGCTATCGGTGATCGGGGTGGACGGCGATGTTGCCGGCCAGCGGGCGTTCAGCCATTGGCGGTTAAAAGGGCAGCGCCCTACAGCGATCGTTGCGTTCAATGACCACACGGCGATGTCGATCATCAGCGAGGCCGAGGGGGAGGGCATTCGCATTCCTGAAGAAATGTCGATTCTCGGAAGTGACGACATTGCCAGTGCGAAGGCCGTGGGTTTATCGACGATTCGAGTGGACCGTTTGAACATGGCTAAGACTATCGACGAGATTCTGCGCAATCGCATGAAAGACTTTGACTCGCCGATTCAGCTGCAACGCATGACTTC
It includes:
- a CDS encoding LacI family DNA-binding transcriptional regulator, with the translated sequence MSAKRGRKPKKEDARPKVQDLVALTGYSQGAISRAFNGGEGISDSTREKILKAAREIGYHPNPSARNFKRGYSGRIGIILPNLSNSNYSELYEHLDLINTEAGLSTILALTHNSQEVEADTMLHWSAGETDAFVVNPVPDMVNLPLYLKLKSWRFPILFLYESCGEQFDSLTIDYRMSMRQAMSYLRDVGHKKVSYVGTGMKDRPVGKHAMFIEWAREFGLVYDEELSVIGVDGDVAGQRAFSHWRLKGQRPTAIVAFNDHTAMSIISEAEGEGIRIPEEMSILGSDDIASAKAVGLSTIRVDRLNMAKTIDEILRNRMKDFDSPIQLQRMTSELVVRRTMGPPKKR